From Pseudoalteromonas sp. Scap06:
TGTTAATGCTACAGAACTCAGTAAAGAGCAAACGCTGCTATTTATGTTGATAGAAGAGACTGAAGAAAATGCTCACAAAATTATTCAACCAGAGTTTTTAAAACCAAACGCAGATACACAACGACCAAAATACTTTGAACAAGCCCCATATGACTGGTGGAAACCGAATTACAAGGAAAGTGACTTGCCGCTATTTGGTTCAATTGGGCACATGTACTTAAGTTATTGGGATTATATTCAGATCCAATATGACGATGGAACTAGTTTGTTAGATTACGCAACTATTCAGCCTACCTGCGAAGCTAGTCAGCGCGACTACTTCAATGAGCGCCCTGGAAATGATGAATATCAAGCACAATTTCCGGGCATTATGGGTTCGCTCAACGTAAATTCAGATCATACAGCTCTCAAAGAAGCCTTAATGAACAATGTGAATGCCATTACGGATCAAGGTGAAGGTGATGGTGTGGCTGACATGCTTTGTAAACGTTGGGCTAATGAGATATGGGCGCAAAACTTTCTTGCTTCTAAGGAGTCGCCATCAAACGATGCTCACCCGAGTACAGTCGAAGAAAAGTTCCAACCAAGCGCTGAAGCATTAAAAGCGGATTACCCAGCAAGCTGCAGTGAAGGTCCTATATCAGGCTCAGCATGTGCACGGATCACCAATAAATATAAAGATCACTTTCAAATTTTCACCGATACGCTGAAGCTGATCGTTGACTTTGAATCCCCTTCATCAAACTCTAGTGAACGCTACATGACATGGCCTACATGGTTTGCTGATGGCAACACTTGGAGCTGTGAATTATTAGATCCCAAAGGGGGCGATGTAGCACATGCGAATAATCCGCAACTCCCAGAGGTAGCAAGCGTAGTGCAAGCGCTCAATAATCTGCGGCTCACGACTAATATTAATGACACTCACCAATTATTTAGTAGTTCAGCAGTAGGTACAATCAAAGGTCTCACAACAGCGCTAGATCGCTATTGGTCGGGTAAAACTGAGGAGTTTCCGGGTCCAGCAATGGGAGGTTCTGGAGATAGAATTTCGATCTGCTGGGCAACTACAGGAATAGCGCCAGATTTAGTGAGCGGTATCGACCCACAAAGTGCGGACACGCTTTATCATGCTTGCCAAGGAATGAGTTATAACAACATCGGCACTAATGATTTACCACCTCCTGAGGTATATCACAGCTGTAAAGGTAGTAATGATTGTAAAGCGCAGGGAGGTTGTGGTTTTGTGCATAGCACAACGCCAGGTGGCAGCTGTGGTGGCAGTGTATCGAGCGGGCCAAAAAGTGCACCAGCCGATAATAAGTGTAATAACTTGGGCGGTTGTGCAGTACCTATTTCGGCGTCTCAACTTTTCCCGAAGCTTTCAGGTGATGACCAAGAATACGATATGCAGTTATTTAAGTTTAACCTTAAAGATAACAGCTTCTCAGCAATAGATTATACTTACCCAAAAAGCCAAGCCGCTCTCAGTGATAAGTCAGATGAGTGCGTATTAATGCCTTATAAAAAAGGTGACGCTGTATACAACATTGCTTGGCAAGCTTACAGTAATGCTAATGGCTTGTTGGATGATAACGGTAAACCGCCTGAGCAGCCAATGCCTTCAGATATTCGTTTAGCACTTCCTCCTTCAACTTGATAGGAAAGAGCGTATGACAAATCTAACTCGGACGCAGGATTTTGCTGCGTCCGCTATCGAAAAGCTAACTGATCTTGGGTTTGGTGTTGGCCTCAGAAGTCAGCATTATCCTTATATTATGTCCCATTTGGAACACGATACATCACTTGGTGTTGATTGGTTTGAAATTATCAGTGAAAACTATATAGATAACCACGGATATGGTAGGTATGTGCTCGATAAATTAAAGGAACAATACCCGCTAGTTATGCATGGCGTATCAATGAATATTGGTAGTAGCGATCCAATTAACTTTGAATACTTACGCAAGCTCAAAGAGTTAGGTGAGTTTGTTAACCCTCAACTTATTTCTGATCATCTATGCTGGACAGGCCTTGCTGGTTTAAATAGTCACGACTTGCTACCAATGCCGCTAACTGATGAAAGTTTACAGCACGTTATTGACCGCGTTGATCAAGTACAAGACTTTTTAGAGAGGCCTTTAGTGCTTGAAAACCCGTCAACTTATCTTGAATTTCAACACTCTACTTTCACTGAAAGCGCGTTTTTTTGTGAGCTCGTCAAAGCAACAGGATGCGGTATGTTATTGGATGTAAATAATGTTTTTGTTAGTAGTTTTAATCATGGTTTTGACGCCGAGCAATTTATTCGCCAATTACCCCTCGATCACATTGTTCAAATACACCTTGCAGGCCCTAGTGATTGTGGAGACTGTTTGATAGACACTCATGACCAGCCTGTCCCCTATAAGGTTTGGCAGCTTTACCAATTGGCGCAGCGCTTAACTGGGGGGACTTCGACCTTACTTGAGTGGGATGCCAATATTCCCAGTTTTTCTGAGCTGGTTGGAGAGTTAAACAAAGCAAAGCTGGTACTAGCAGGTCATATCCCGGAACAAAATACGATTATTAACACTAACGCGCTTTCAACCCCCATAGTTAACGAGCGTTTAGATGCGGCACGCCACACCATGTCTAAGCGAGTAGAGTTAGATCAATGAAAACACCAGACTTAATACAAACCCAGCAGTGGCTTAGCACCGTTTTAATGGTGCGAGGTGATTTGCCACAAAAGCTTAATACTGCTGCTTCACAAGGCTTAACTTTATATAAGTGTGTTAAAAGCAGTGGCACCCTTAATGCCATGCGAAGGGTCGACATCTATGCTGCAGGTTATGTGATGCGTTTAGTCGAGTGCCTTAGGGGGGAGTTTGCACTACTTTGCCAGTTCATGGGTAAGGAAGTATTTGATACCTTCGCTAAAGCTTTTATTGTCACCTTGCCATCGGAGTCTTGGACTATGCACCAGCTAGGCTCGCGCTTCGCTGATTTTTTAGCGCACACAAAACCCACAGGCGATTTTAGCCCGCATCAGCAAGCTATGTTTTGTCTACCCGCAGAACTAGCTAAATTTGAAAGAGCAAAAGCATTAACACTTTTGAAGCCTGGGCCCGAAACCGCACATGAAGCTTTGTCCATTAGCGAAATTGAGCTACTTTGCGGTATTGCGCAAGACTTTATAATAGCAGTACCTGAGTCCGTACAGCTTATTCAAAGCGATTATCCTTTACTGCCTTTAGTCGCTGAGCTTGAGCAAGGTAAGTCATCTCTTGCGCCCACACCAGAGCAAACGTATATTGCCATATCACGCCACCAATACCGCTTAAAAGTCACTATGTTAAACGACTGGCAAACCGATTTCTTGCTTCAGCTAAAAAAAGATCAGCATTGTTACAAAGAGGCTGTCGCCTATTGTTCAGATAAAATGAATATAGAAACACAAGTATTAAAGTCTCAATTAGCTATTTGGATCCCTAGTGCCGTGAATATAGGACTGTTTACGCTACACAAAAATTAATTATCACCTTTGGTGAGTTTCTTATTCCTCGGCTTGCTGAACGGTGTTGGGCTGGTTTTACCGTTATGGCTTGCATCTGCCTTTAGTTTCTCCTTTTATTGGGATTTGAGGCTGTATTTAGTAAAACCACAAAGGGGTTCAAAATTGTAAAATACCGCGCAAGTTGGTCGCGGTTTTTCCTTGATTTTTTATTCACAGAGTTCAAGTGTTTTATTTCAACCCAACAATTAAATGGGGCACCAACTGAAAATACAGTTAAGCTCTTTATTGGAGGCCTTACGTAATTTTTTAGGGGTGACTGATTGCAGGCAGATTATTGAAACATAGTGATAAATTCACTTCCCGTTTTTGTGAAATTTAGGGTGTAATTAATCGATACAGACTAAAGGGCGGCCCCTTACTGAAATAGCTTATGCCTATTATGTTATTAGCAAGCACTTTAAATATAACTTTTATTTTTAAATCTTATATAATTTAAAAATTCACCTTCAAAAAGAGATTACTATGATTCGTAGAACTCTCATTCTTTTTTGCATTTTCTGCTTTAATATCGGCTTGTTAAATGCCAGCGAAAAAGATAAAACCATTACGTTTGCAGTTGGCCATGATCATGAAAAAATGCTGCAGGAAAATTACCCAATCTATCGTGCGAGTTGGCAATTTTTAAATCAAAGCTTAGCTAAATTGGGGTATGAGGTGGATGCCATTGTTTTACCTTGGGCAAGAGCAAACTATTATACTCAGTCAGGAAAAGCTGACGGTCTATTTTTAGCGGCTAATCTACCAGGAAGAGAGCAGTGGGCGGTATTGTCAAACCCAATTGGTATGGGGGCATTTGGTGCTTTTTATCATAAAGATAGAAAAGGCGAAGAAAATATTATTGCGAGTGTTCGTTTAGGTGTACATGACAAAATATTAAAAGGTTATCATACTTATGAGTTGTTAGAAGTTGCCACTGCTCAACAAGGGTTTAAACTACTTTATAATCAAAAAGTAGACCGTCTTATTATGTCGCAGAGTTATGGTGAATACTTGTTAAGTAATGAATTAATTGAATTTAAAAACGAAATATCATTTGATTCTGACGTTATTGAGAAACGTTCAATTCATGTTGCATTTGCAAAAGACATTACTAAAAGTTTGAACGCAATGATTGTAGTAAATAAAGCAATTGATTTAGGTATAAACGACGGTATATACCATAAAGTTATGACTAAAAATAAAGTACCTGAAAGTATGTTTTTGTCTAGTATTGATAGAAAGTAGGCATACCTTATCTATTTTCAATCGCTTTAAAGTCAGTAGATGAGTGAAATTGTCTAATGGATGATTCCTTCACTTACTTTACACTTTTTCACTGAGCTACTTATACTTTGCTATTACCAAAGCGTCTAAAAGAGATATTAAATCTAGGTCCTATTGTGTTATCACCTTTGGCAATTGCATGTTCATAATTATCTTGAAAGCCTTTGCCCATCAGCAATAAAGAGCCATTTTCTAACGTGATATTATAGCGTTCATGTGTGATGGTTTTTGAGCGAATTAAAAATTCTCGCTGAGCCCCAATACTGATTGAAGCAATCACATCTGTAGAGCCAAATGCGGGTAAGTCACTATGAAAGCCTAAGCTTTCTTGCCCATTGGGGTAGTACAAACATACCGCGACAGCCAAATTACAACCGGTGCGTTCAGTGATTTGCTGACGTAACTCTTCAAGCAGGGGGAAACTCTTTGTTTGTCTGCCATGATGCAAGGAGAAACTACCCGATTTAGCAAGTTGTGAGTCTAAAAAAATCATTCGCCACGGTAAAATCGGTTTTTGTGATCCATCGGGGAAATCTATAACCTCAGGCTCTTCGAGATCATAGTTGCTCCTCAGCCACTTAAAAAGCGTTTCACTTTGCGCTGTAGACATGAAGTGTGAGTAATAATGGGCATCACAAGACAGTGGTAATTTCATGGTTTTTACCTTAGCTACACTCAAATATGAATATAAGCATATCAGTATTTTGAAGAGTTGAAGTGTTTAGACTCCTCATCAGCCGTGCCTTGCGGCGTTAATACAAGTTCATCAACGAGTGCAAGCCCGATTAAGGCGCCTTGCGTTGAGCTTTGTTGCTCTTCCGGCTGTTTTTAAAAAGATATTTTGTAAATTAAAACAATAAACCATTAAGGCGATAAGGCCATAGACTCTGTGTTTAAGTGATGGTGGGTTACCAGTATTTACAGTGTCACAGTTGAACCATGCTCAACTTTGATTAACTTAAAAATACAGTAATAATGAAAATAAGAACAAGCTGATTGCTTAGTAATTTAATAAAATGATGCTTTGAGGAAAGCTTACATTAGCTGTGTAATTTTTATAGTTTATATTGGTGAAATATTTTCATTTCTTTCTTAATTATTGATTTTAAAGATATTTATAGGTGGTCTTTTTTTTGCTTGGTTATTGTTTTTTAACCCTTTAAAAATATAGCAATCAAAAAAATCATTTAAGGAAGAAAAGTTATGGCAGAGTCATTTAAGTACGCAAATAATAAAGGACATGCAGGCGAGCTTCATCAAAAAGCTAATGAAGATCACCCCGTAATGACAACCGCACAAGGTTGCCCTATCAGTGATAATCAAAATTCATTAAAAGCAGGTCAACGCGGACCAGGACTATTGGAAGATCATGTGTTACGAGAAAAGTTGTTTCACTTTGATCACGAGCGAATTCCTGAGCGAGTTGTTCACGCAAGAGGGTATGGTGCACATGGTTACTTTGAAACGTATGATGCTTTAGATGATTTGACTTCTGCTGATATTTTTCAACGTAAAGGTGAAAAAACACCTGTTTTTGCACGCTTTTCAACAGTGGCGGGTAATCAGGGCTCGCCTGATTTAGCACGTGATGTGCGAGGTTTTGCCGTTAAGTTTTATACGCAGGAAGGTAATTGGGATCTGGTAGGCAATAATATCCCAGTTTTTTTCATTCAAGACGCGATGAAGTTTCCCGACCTTATACATAGCGCAAAAGCAGAACCAGATCGTGGTTTTCCACAAGCGCAAACAGCCCACGATAATTTTTGGGATTTTGTAAGTTTGTCGCCAGAATCCATGCACATGGTTATGTGGGCAATGTCAGATAGAGCTATCCCGCGCTCATTAAGGTTTATGGAAGGATTTGGCGTTCATACTTTTAAGTTTATTAATGCACAAGGTGAAGAAAAATTTGTTAAGTTCCACTGGAAACCTAAAGGCGGTATGCAGTCAGTGGTTTGGAATGAGGCATTGAAATTAAATGGCGCTGATCCTGATTTTCATCGTCGTGATATGTGGGAATCAATTAATAATGGTGACTATCCGGAATGGGAGCTGGGCATTCAAGTATTTGATCAAAAATTTGCTGAAGAGTTCGAGTTCGATGTTTTTGATGCCACTAAACTGATACCCGAAGAGCAAGTACCAGTTAAAATTATTGGTAAAATGGTACTCAATCGAGTCGTAGACAATTTCTTTGCGGAAACTGAACAAGTTGCCTTTTGTACTCAAAATATAGTGCCTGGGCTTGATTTTACTCCCGATCCTTTATTGCAAGGCCGTAATTTTTCGTACCTAGATACACAAACCAAGCGGTTAGGTGGCCCTAATTTCACACAAATTCCTGTTAATGCACCAAAATGCCCGATGAGACACTTTCTTCAAGATGGCCACATGGCAATGCAGAACCCCAAAGGCCGGGTTAATTACGAACCTAATTCATTCAGCGGGGATGAAAACAATCCGCGAGAGTGCCCTGTACACGGATTCAAAAGCTCAGAATCTGAAACTGATGGGGGTAAATTACGCTATCGCTCAGAAACATTTAGTGATCACTACAGCCAAGCGCGCCAATTCTATTTAAGTCAAACTGACGTTGAGCAAACGCATATCCAAGATGCTTTAATTTTTGAGTTATCTAAAGTAGAGCATTTACGTATCAGAGAACGTGTGGTTTCTCATCTGTTAAACATTGATAACAAGCTTGCTGAGCAAGTTGCATTGGGTTTAGGTTTACAAACTATGCCAGATGCCGCAGAAGCGGCGCTTGATACCCGTCATGATTTACCAGTATCTGATGCGCTAAGTATTTTAAAAAATGCGCCAAATACATTTAAAGGCAGGAAGCTTGGTATATTAGTAAGTGATGGTTTTGATGCTGAAACCTTTAATTTATTAACACAAAGCCTTAAAGAGGAAGGTGCAAGTTATGAAATTATTGCGGCTCAAGTTGGTGGTGCTAAAAATAGTAATGGCGAGATTATTGAGGCCGATCAAGTTATTAATGGCGGTCCTTCGGTGCTTTACGACGCAATAGTTCTGCTTACCACTAATGAAGGCGCTAAAAAGCTTGCTGAAATACCGGAGGCGAAAGATTTTGTCAGTGATGCTTATGCACATATGAAGTACATCGGCTTTAGTGATAAAGCAACTCCTTTAATCGAGGCTACTGGTTTAAATGGACAGCTTGATGATGGCTGGTTGGATTTGAATAAAATTTCCGCAAGTGAGTTTGTCTCAAAAATTCGTAACCTTAGGTATTGGAGCCGATAAATCGCATAAATTGGGGCTAGTGAGAACTAGCCCTTGTTATTGATGGCACCGTTTGATTTGAGGATTACAAAAATTTAAAGGAATAAAATGAAACTAATTTATGTCGATGATAACTTGCCAGGCATAACTCGAAAGAGGCATGAAAACCAATGGGTTTATTATGATCCTGCAGGAAAGAAAATACATGATAAAGATGAAATAGAGCGGTTAGACAGTCTCGCTTTTCCCCCCGCATACAAAGATGTATGGTTATGTCCAGAAGAAAATGGGCATATTTTAGCTACTGGCTACGACAACAAAGGCCGCAAGCAATACTTTTATCATCCCGAGTTTAGAGAGCAGCAAGAGCTTAAAAAGTTTGAAGCATGTGTTTTATTTGGAAATAAACTGCCTTTGTTAAGAGCAAAACTATCGGAATATTTGCGAGGTAACGAGCTTAATTACCAGCGCACAATCGCAGCCGTTGTACGTTTAATGGACCTTGGAGCTCTGCGCGTTGGTTCTAAAAAAAATGCCAAACATAACAATAGTTTTGGTGCTACGACATTACGTAGCCGGCATGCAAAACTTACGGGTAAAAATATTCGCTTAAAGTATAAAGCAAAATCCGGTAAGCAAAGAGAAGTGAACATAACAGATAAAGTGCTTAGCTCTATCATACAGCAGTTACAAGATTTGCCTGGGCAGAGCTTATTCCAATATATCGATGAAGGCGAGTGTTGTGATGTTTCCTCCAAAGAAGTGAATGAGTTTATTCAAAGTGTTATGGGCGAGCAGTTTAGTGCAAAACATTTTAGAACATGGCGGGCCAGTGTTTTGGCATTTGAAGTCTTACATAAATCAAACGGCCAGCTTTCGCTTAAAGATATGTTAGGTAGCGTTTCAAGTAATTTAGGGAATACCCCAGCAATAGCTCGTAATTCATATATTCATCCAAAGTTGATTGAGCTGTGTAAAGGAGGTAAAGAAGCTCTAAAGGACTTTAATAACTTAGACAAACTACCCCGTAAGACTAAGTATCTAAGTCGCTATGAGCGTGGGTTGTTGATATTTTTAGAAGAACAATGCTAATAACGTTAGTCTCTTTGTAATTATACTCATATTTCAATCGCTTGAGTGATACCTATGTGTGTGAACTTTTTACAACTTCTAGCAACTTTTACTTTAAAACGTAGAGTCCTACTTTGCTTTGTTATTTATCTTTCTGATTTTAAAGGATTAAAATTTTGGTTTGAATGTTGCTAATTATTTAGCGTACTTTCTTAAACAAATAAAGGAGTTATTATGAGTACTGTTATTACTGGGTTATTCGATAATGCATCACAAGCAACATTAGCCATTTATAGATTAGAAGCTTTAGGTGTAAGTGAGGCGGATATAAGCATTGTCGCTAACGACTCGTATACAAAGGAAGACTTTGCTGTAGATGAAGGTACCAAAGCTGCAGAGGGCGGTTTGCTGGGCGCTGCATCTGGAGGCGTGTTAGCAGCAATTATTGGTGGTTTTACCGCTGTTGGTGCAGTCGCTTCGGGTGGTGCCGGCTTATTAGTTGCAGGTCCTTTAGTTTCAGCACTTGCAGCTGGTGGCGCAGGTGCTGCCGTTGGTGGGACTTTAGGTGCAGCAATCGGCGCATTTATTCCAGAACATGAAATTAAGTATTATGAAAACGCAATTGAGAAGGGTTCAATACTCGTCGGTGTTAAATATAACAGCGATAACAAAAATAGTATTGAAGAGATTCTTGATAATGCAGGTGCAAGCAAGGTTTCAAAAGCGTAATATTTTAGAATGCACTATAAGTATCTAAAAAGTAAAAAGGTGGAACTGCGTTCCATCTTTTTACGCGTTTGATTTTAAAACTATCTGAGTTTGGTATATTAATCTATATTGGTAACCAATGAATTATTTAGCCCACCTTTATTTAGCACAGCCTACGGCTGATTCCCATTTTGGCAATTTGCTGGGAGACTTTGGGGGGCAACGGCAGCTAACGCACATACCTACGAGCGTTAAAAACGCGCTTGATAATCATTATTTAGTGGATAAATTTACTGACGCACACCCTTTTGTTAAAGAAGCTAAACAGCTTTTTTCACCCAAGCGCAGGCGCTTTGCTGGCGTGGCTATAGATGTGGTGTTTGATCATTTTCTGATTGCGCATTGGCAGCAGTTTAATAACCAATCATTAATTGATTTTAAGCACACCAGTTATGGGCTTTTGGAAAAGCGTATACCTGTAATGCCTACTCGAATGCAACATGTAGTAACCAGTATGACGCAAAACGATTGGTTTAAAGAGTATGAAAGCGTTGATGGGGTTGGGCGGGCGCTTGATAATATTGCTAAACGGATTCGCTTTACTAATAATTTTGCAGGCACCGCTGAAGATATAACCCGACATTATAGTGAGCTAGATGGACTGTTTTTAGCGTTTTTTCCTGAGCTAATTGAACACGTTAATGAGTTTAATTTGGAAAGCGCACCAAAGTAGAGTGCGCTTACAAAATAAGTGGTTTAGTCGTCTGGTCCTTTTAAGGTAAATACTAAATGTTTACGCATATCTTTTAAAATTACGCCTTTTTTTAGCATGGCACCGCTTAAGCGCTTTTGCCATTTTAATAACTCAGGCTTTGCCGAAGTTAGTGCCTGTTGGTTTTCAAACTGAAAACACATTAGTAAAGAGCCCGGAAATAAATGATATTCCACATCAAACCAGCACTGCAGCATACCTGGAATTTCAGCACGGCCTTGCTCTTCTATTTTGTCAGCAACATTGAGGACGAGTGCTTGTTGTTTAACTTGCACAGCAGATAGTTTTTTCATGGGAGAAGATCCAATTTAGAGGCTAAGAATACAGCCGGAATAATACATTATACCCAAGCTTTCAGGGTGATAACAATCTTAGCCATACTTTAAATTAGATGGCTCATAGTGAAGACTGGTTGTGGTTAGTTTAGTAGTTCAATCGGTTTGAATACACTATTTATCAAGGGAAATTATGAATCATATAGTTGTTTTTTTAGTTATTATTTTTATGTTGTCAGGGTGCTCTGAAGAGCAAGTTTCTGAGCAAAAATTAAAACCTGTTTCTGCCATTGAGTTAAATAAAACTAAATCGTTTGATAGTCGTATTTTATCAGGTGTTATCCAACCTGCTAACACAGCCACTTTAACATTTGAGGTTAGCGGAAAGGTCGAAGACGTTTTTTTTGAAATTGGTGAGTCTTTTAAAGAAGGTGAGCCGTTAGCTAGGCTGGAACAAACAAAATATTTATTGGCAGTGCAAGAGGCCAAAGGACAGGCCTCTAATGCAAAGGCTACGATGCTAAATGTTAAGCAGGATTTTGAACGTAAAGCGTCACTGGTTGATGATGGTGCGGTGTCTGGCGCGCAATACGATTTAGCAAAGTCGCAATATGAGAGCGCCAAGGATAAAGTCGATATTGCTCAAGTGCGACTAGCGATGGCAAGAGAAGAGTTAAAAGATACCACGCTAATTGCGCCCTATGCTGGGACTATCTCAAAACGTAATATTGAACCTTCGCAACAAGTCAGCCCTAATATCTCGGCACTTTTAATCCAAGGTAAAGAAAGTTTTGAAGTCTCAGCGCTTGCGCCTGAAGGGCTTCTCTCCTCGTTAACTATTGATAAACCGGCAAAGGTAACTATTTCAGCTTTAGATAAATCGTTGAATGCCAAAATTAAAGAAATTGGCTCAGCTGCTCAAGGAGCGAATGCTTTTCCTATTATTTTAAAAATCTCAGCTAATGATATCGCAGGTATCAGAACGGGTATGAGTGCAGAAGTGCAATTTAAACAACAGCAGGGAGAAAGCGATGGTTTTATGGTGCCTGTAAGTGCAATCATGGCAAAAGAAAATAACCAACACTTTGTTTTTAAACTGATAACAACAGCGCAAGCTGACTCACAACCAGCTGGCTACGTTTTACAAAAAACAACAGTGGATGTAATGAAATTTTTTGCGCAAAAAGCGCAAATTAAAGGAGATTTAAAAGAGGGGGAACAAATTGTTAACGCGGGAATGGCTTTTTTACACGATGGGCAAAAAGTAACGCTTATCGAAGGCGAAATTAAGCGCCTTAATCCATAACCCGCTACGGAGATTTAAACGATGAAGATCCCTACTATTTCAGAGCTTGCTCTTGATCATAATCGCCTTATGTTAGCTATTGTTTTTGGCCTTATGTTATTTGGCGCCTTTAGTTATTATCA
This genomic window contains:
- a CDS encoding efflux RND transporter periplasmic adaptor subunit, with the protein product MNHIVVFLVIIFMLSGCSEEQVSEQKLKPVSAIELNKTKSFDSRILSGVIQPANTATLTFEVSGKVEDVFFEIGESFKEGEPLARLEQTKYLLAVQEAKGQASNAKATMLNVKQDFERKASLVDDGAVSGAQYDLAKSQYESAKDKVDIAQVRLAMAREELKDTTLIAPYAGTISKRNIEPSQQVSPNISALLIQGKESFEVSALAPEGLLSSLTIDKPAKVTISALDKSLNAKIKEIGSAAQGANAFPIILKISANDIAGIRTGMSAEVQFKQQQGESDGFMVPVSAIMAKENNQHFVFKLITTAQADSQPAGYVLQKTTVDVMKFFAQKAQIKGDLKEGEQIVNAGMAFLHDGQKVTLIEGEIKRLNP